From the Streptomyces syringium genome, one window contains:
- a CDS encoding EI24 domain-containing protein has translation MRDLVAGMTYLAKGQRWVGRNRKQWGFGLLPGLITLVGYAGAMVALVLYADDVVGWATPFADGWGSPWLGLFRGGLTVLFFGGSLLLALISFTAVTLLVGQPFYESLSEKVDLSEDGTVHESGLPLWRELWISARESLAVLLRVAVWGVLLFALGFVPVIGQTVIPAIGFCVSGFFLTEELTAVALQRRRVPLRERLRLLRSRKLLALGFGVPLTLLFLVPFVAVFVMPGAVAGATLLARDLTGEAAPEDGNDGDDDRRVSDRAVS, from the coding sequence ATGCGAGATCTTGTAGCGGGCATGACCTACCTGGCCAAGGGCCAGCGCTGGGTGGGGCGGAACCGGAAGCAGTGGGGGTTCGGACTGCTGCCCGGGCTGATCACGCTCGTGGGATACGCGGGCGCGATGGTCGCGCTCGTCCTCTACGCGGACGACGTCGTCGGCTGGGCCACGCCCTTCGCCGACGGCTGGGGCTCGCCCTGGCTCGGCCTCTTCCGGGGCGGCCTGACCGTCCTGTTCTTCGGCGGCAGCCTGCTGCTCGCGCTGATCTCCTTCACCGCCGTCACGCTGCTCGTCGGCCAGCCCTTCTACGAGTCGCTCTCCGAGAAGGTCGACCTGTCCGAGGACGGCACCGTCCACGAATCCGGGCTGCCGCTCTGGCGCGAGCTGTGGATCTCCGCCCGCGAGAGCCTCGCCGTGCTCCTCAGGGTGGCCGTCTGGGGCGTGCTGCTCTTCGCCCTCGGCTTCGTGCCCGTCATCGGGCAGACGGTCATTCCGGCGATCGGCTTCTGCGTCTCCGGGTTCTTCCTCACCGAGGAACTCACCGCCGTCGCCCTCCAGCGCCGTCGCGTCCCCCTGCGGGAGCGCCTGCGGTTGCTGCGCTCCCGCAAGCTCCTCGCCCTCGGCTTCGGTGTGCCCCTCACCCTGCTCTTCCTGGTGCCGTTCGTCGCGGTGTTCGTCATGCCCGGCGCGGTCGCCGGCGCGACGCTGCTCGCCCGCGACCTCACGGGCGAGGCGGCCCCGGAGGACGGGAATGACGGGGACGACGACCGTCGGGTCTCGGACCGCGCCGTCAGCTGA
- a CDS encoding carbon-nitrogen hydrolase family protein: MIIAAAQFTARPCDVDANVARMAGFVTESAERGAALVVFPELAVTGYELPEIVADPDRLAFAPDDPRLDPVRQACAAAGVAAVVNCAGRTAAGPTITSYVYGPDGALLTRYDKRHVTDTERAAGFVPGTADGRFTLGGVAFGLAICFDTHFPELAARAAADGCRVLLASSLYSKGVGAEERVAVFPALARDHGLHVLLANHTGPAGPYDACGLSAVWSPDGGVLAEAPATAPGLVSADVLS; the protein is encoded by the coding sequence ATGATCATCGCAGCGGCGCAGTTCACCGCCCGGCCGTGCGACGTCGACGCCAATGTCGCGCGCATGGCCGGGTTCGTCACCGAGTCGGCGGAGCGGGGTGCGGCGCTCGTCGTCTTCCCCGAGCTGGCCGTCACCGGCTACGAGCTGCCGGAGATCGTCGCCGATCCGGACCGGCTCGCCTTCGCCCCCGACGATCCCCGGCTGGACCCGGTGCGGCAGGCCTGCGCGGCGGCGGGGGTCGCCGCGGTGGTCAACTGCGCGGGGCGCACGGCGGCGGGGCCGACGATCACCTCGTACGTGTACGGGCCGGACGGCGCGCTGCTCACGCGCTACGACAAGCGGCACGTGACGGATACGGAGCGGGCCGCGGGCTTCGTCCCCGGCACGGCGGACGGCCGGTTCACGCTGGGCGGTGTCGCGTTCGGGCTGGCCATCTGCTTCGACACGCACTTCCCCGAGCTCGCGGCCCGCGCGGCGGCCGACGGCTGCCGGGTGCTGCTGGCGAGTTCGCTGTACTCCAAGGGCGTCGGCGCCGAGGAACGCGTGGCGGTCTTCCCGGCGCTGGCGAGGGACCACGGCCTGCACGTCCTGCTCGCCAACCACACGGGCCCCGCGGGCCCGTACGACGCCTGCGGCCTCAGTGCGGTGTGGTCCCCGGACGGCGGCGTACTGGCCGAGGCCCCGGCCACCGCGCCGGGGCTGGTGTCGGCGGACGTGCTCAGCTGA
- a CDS encoding NADP-dependent oxidoreductase: MSATPTTGREWHLVARPQGWPKPEDFALREVAVPEPGEGQILVRNVHMSVDPYMRGRMNDVKSYVPPFQLDQPMDGGAIGEVIASRAEGFEVGDHVLHGLGWREYAVVDARHTAKVDPELAPLSTYLGVLGMPGLTAYAGLLEVASFKEGDAVFVSGAAGAVGSLVGQIARLKGASRVIGSAGSDEKVRILTEEYGFTAAFNYKNGPVAEQLKEAAPDGIDVYFDNVGGDHLEAAISSLNVHGRAALCGAIAQYNATEPTPGPSNLALVIGKRLRLNGLLVSDHQALRPRFIEEVSAWVRSGEIKYNETVVKGIDHAVDAFLGMLRGENTGKMIVSFEG, from the coding sequence ATGTCCGCAACGCCCACCACCGGCCGTGAATGGCACCTCGTCGCCCGCCCGCAGGGCTGGCCGAAGCCCGAGGACTTCGCGCTCCGTGAGGTCGCGGTCCCCGAGCCCGGCGAGGGCCAGATCCTCGTCCGCAACGTCCACATGTCCGTGGACCCGTACATGCGCGGCCGGATGAACGACGTCAAGTCGTACGTACCCCCCTTCCAGCTCGACCAGCCCATGGACGGCGGCGCGATCGGTGAGGTCATCGCCTCCCGCGCCGAGGGCTTCGAGGTCGGCGACCACGTGCTGCACGGCCTCGGCTGGCGCGAGTACGCGGTGGTCGACGCCCGGCACACCGCCAAGGTCGACCCGGAGCTGGCCCCGCTCTCCACCTACCTCGGCGTGCTCGGCATGCCGGGCCTGACCGCCTACGCGGGTCTGCTGGAGGTCGCCTCCTTCAAGGAGGGCGACGCGGTCTTCGTCTCCGGCGCGGCGGGCGCGGTCGGCAGCCTCGTCGGCCAGATCGCCAGGCTCAAGGGCGCCTCGCGCGTCATCGGCAGCGCGGGCTCGGACGAGAAGGTCCGGATCCTCACGGAGGAGTACGGCTTCACCGCCGCCTTCAATTACAAGAACGGCCCCGTCGCCGAGCAGCTCAAGGAAGCCGCCCCCGACGGCATCGACGTCTACTTCGACAACGTCGGCGGCGACCACCTCGAAGCGGCCATCTCCTCCCTGAACGTGCACGGCCGCGCCGCGCTGTGCGGTGCGATCGCCCAGTACAACGCCACCGAGCCGACGCCCGGCCCGAGCAACCTCGCCCTCGTCATCGGCAAGCGGCTGCGCCTGAACGGCCTGCTCGTCTCGGACCACCAGGCGCTGCGCCCGCGGTTCATCGAGGAGGTCTCGGCCTGGGTGCGCTCCGGCGAGATCAAGTACAACGAGACGGTCGTCAAGGGCATCGACCACGCCGTGGACGCCTTCCTCGGCATGCTCCGCGGCGAGAACACCGGCAAGATGATCGTCAGCTTCGAGGGCTGA
- a CDS encoding isochorismatase family protein, producing the protein MTEIDPQRTALVIVDLMERIVALPLAPRSGDEVAERSVELARAFRKAGAPVAVVRVERPGVVEQPPGSALLEGVAEPGDIEVVKGAVGAFHGTGLDARLRERGVRTLVLTGIATNLGVESTARAAADHGYELVFVEDAMSALTEAEHRASVTLDMPRLGTVVTARDLRLTG; encoded by the coding sequence ATGACCGAAATCGACCCGCAGCGAACCGCCTTGGTGATCGTCGACCTCATGGAGCGCATCGTGGCGCTTCCGCTCGCGCCGCGCTCCGGCGACGAAGTGGCGGAGAGATCCGTGGAGTTGGCGCGGGCGTTCCGCAAGGCGGGGGCGCCGGTCGCGGTCGTACGGGTGGAGCGGCCGGGGGTGGTGGAGCAGCCGCCGGGCAGCGCGCTGCTCGAGGGTGTCGCCGAACCGGGTGACATCGAGGTCGTCAAGGGGGCCGTCGGCGCGTTCCACGGCACCGGGCTGGACGCGCGGCTGCGGGAGCGCGGGGTGCGGACGCTCGTCCTCACCGGGATCGCCACCAACCTCGGCGTGGAGTCCACCGCCCGCGCCGCCGCCGATCACGGCTATGAGCTGGTGTTCGTGGAGGACGCGATGAGCGCCCTGACCGAGGCGGAGCACCGGGCGTCGGTGACGCTCGACATGCCCCGGCTGGGCACCGTCGTCACGGCCCGCGATCTGCGCCTGACCGGCTGA
- a CDS encoding NB-ARC domain-containing protein — protein sequence MDFIGNDISGGTFTGTVIQAQNVHWGQAAPVRTPRMLLPEPEEFVDRAAPRAKLDALLAGREGRRAPRLVVITGIPGIGKTAVALRWLYDVRDDFPGGQFYADMSPQGPRSPVDPVSVLETFVGQLGTPREERPAGLAELSAYFRSLTADEPSLMLLDNVVVPAQVRPLLPGAPGSVVVVTSRNRLTGLSVTQPGPDYVTLDALDDDACAQLFGPVAEDGPDGGHEGGHDGGQALREVIRACAGLPLAVRIARVRAAEGAEALRELADELTDPQTVWEALSVADEIPYPKVLDVAYSGLDERAAAVWRMLGAHPTGEFAGDLVKRLGGDGREGAKALRTLVHERLLEPSTAGRYRMNGLVHAYARRRLEETPPSGTPSSGTPSSDTPSSDTAADVIIDWYLERAAAAEALVSDRWRFGSRFAPGGLPTAVFENEGAALDALEPDGENAAAVVALAARTGRDRLTCELAEALRGFFFRRKYHTRWIGVCEQALEAAGRLRDDLVLARMHYETAFALYDRAGDGDNAAARHHYERARALAAGIGHARTASSALEGLGQLALREGRPHDAIALFREATTALGDIEHPRGRALLEYHRGRAHSAARDHAEAARLLLNARRLFAALTDRHDPAVPRPDRYNEARALTRYAEARLRADRPDEALAGLDEAMTLFPPRVAPKERADAVLLRGDVLAASGDPEGARWEWRVALETYRGIGSVKAAAVRLRLAARDDDGGAAGGGASAGGGAPTGGTSADGTAAGGTTAADPAAADTAGDGMAAGDEPTGEASADGTAADGTAGGGAAAGKASADGASAGGATDAGS from the coding sequence GTGGACTTCATCGGCAACGACATTTCCGGTGGCACCTTCACGGGAACGGTCATCCAGGCGCAGAACGTGCACTGGGGGCAGGCGGCTCCCGTCCGCACGCCCCGCATGCTGCTGCCCGAGCCGGAGGAATTCGTCGACCGCGCCGCTCCCCGCGCGAAGCTCGACGCGCTGCTGGCCGGACGGGAGGGCCGCAGAGCCCCGCGGCTCGTCGTCATCACCGGCATCCCGGGCATCGGCAAGACCGCCGTCGCGCTGCGCTGGCTGTACGACGTGCGCGACGACTTCCCCGGCGGCCAGTTCTACGCGGACATGAGCCCCCAGGGCCCGCGCTCCCCGGTCGATCCGGTGAGCGTGCTCGAGACCTTCGTCGGGCAGCTGGGCACCCCGCGCGAGGAGCGGCCCGCCGGTCTGGCCGAACTGTCGGCGTACTTCCGGTCCCTGACGGCCGACGAGCCGAGCCTGATGCTGCTCGACAACGTCGTCGTCCCCGCCCAGGTCCGCCCGCTGCTGCCCGGGGCGCCCGGCAGTGTCGTGGTCGTCACCAGCCGCAACCGGCTCACCGGCCTGAGCGTCACGCAGCCCGGCCCGGACTACGTGACGCTCGACGCGCTGGACGACGACGCCTGCGCGCAGCTGTTCGGCCCCGTCGCCGAGGACGGCCCGGACGGCGGCCACGAGGGCGGGCACGACGGCGGGCAGGCGCTCCGTGAAGTGATCCGCGCCTGCGCCGGGCTGCCGCTGGCGGTGCGTATCGCGCGCGTGCGCGCGGCGGAAGGGGCGGAGGCGCTGCGCGAGCTCGCCGACGAGCTCACTGATCCGCAGACCGTATGGGAGGCGCTGTCCGTGGCCGACGAGATCCCCTACCCCAAGGTCCTCGACGTCGCCTACTCCGGCCTGGACGAGAGAGCAGCGGCGGTCTGGCGGATGCTCGGCGCACACCCCACCGGCGAGTTCGCGGGCGACCTGGTGAAGCGGCTGGGAGGCGACGGGCGCGAGGGGGCCAAGGCATTACGGACCCTCGTCCACGAACGGCTGCTGGAGCCCTCCACGGCCGGCCGCTACCGCATGAACGGCCTGGTCCACGCCTACGCGCGCAGGCGGCTGGAGGAAACGCCCCCGTCCGGCACACCGTCGTCCGGCACGCCCTCGTCCGACACGCCCTCGTCCGACACGGCCGCCGACGTGATCATCGACTGGTACCTGGAGCGGGCCGCGGCGGCCGAGGCCCTCGTCTCCGACCGTTGGCGCTTCGGTTCCCGCTTCGCCCCGGGCGGCCTGCCGACCGCGGTCTTCGAGAACGAGGGGGCGGCCCTGGACGCGCTGGAGCCGGACGGGGAGAACGCGGCCGCCGTGGTCGCGCTCGCCGCCCGCACCGGCCGTGACCGGCTCACCTGCGAACTCGCCGAGGCGCTGCGGGGCTTCTTCTTCCGCCGGAAGTACCACACGCGCTGGATCGGCGTGTGCGAGCAGGCCCTCGAAGCGGCCGGGCGGCTGCGCGACGACCTCGTCCTGGCCCGGATGCACTACGAGACCGCCTTCGCGCTGTACGACCGCGCGGGCGACGGCGACAACGCGGCCGCGCGGCACCACTACGAGCGGGCGCGCGCCCTGGCGGCCGGCATCGGGCACGCGCGCACCGCGTCCTCCGCGCTGGAGGGCCTGGGGCAGCTCGCGCTCCGGGAAGGCCGCCCCCACGACGCGATCGCCCTGTTCCGGGAGGCGACCACCGCGCTCGGCGACATCGAGCACCCACGGGGGCGCGCGCTGCTGGAGTACCACCGGGGCCGCGCCCACAGCGCCGCCCGCGACCACGCGGAGGCGGCGCGGCTGCTGCTGAACGCCCGCCGCCTGTTCGCCGCCCTGACCGACCGCCACGACCCCGCAGTCCCCCGCCCGGACCGCTACAACGAGGCGCGCGCCCTCACCCGCTACGCGGAAGCCCGCCTGCGGGCCGACCGCCCCGACGAGGCGCTGGCGGGCCTCGACGAGGCGATGACCCTGTTCCCGCCCCGCGTCGCCCCGAAGGAGCGGGCGGACGCGGTGCTGCTGCGGGGCGACGTCCTGGCCGCGAGCGGCGACCCCGAGGGCGCCCGCTGGGAGTGGCGCGTGGCGCTGGAGACGTACAGGGGGATCGGCAGCGTGAAGGCGGCGGCAGTGCGTTTGCGACTGGCCGCGCGGGACGACGATGGTGGGGCGGCTGGCGGCGGTGCGTCTGCCGGTGGTGGGGCGCCCACCGGTGGGACGTCTGCCGACGGGACGGCTGCTGGTGGGACGACTGCCGCTGACCCGGCAGCCGCTGACACGGCCGGCGATGGGATGGCTGCTGGTGACGAGCCCACTGGTGAGGCGAGCGCCGACGGGACAGCCGCTGACGGGACAGCCGGCGGCGGTGCGGCCGCCGGAAAAGCGTCCGCTGATGGGGCCTCTGCCGGCGGCGCGACTGACGCCGGTTCGTAG
- a CDS encoding OsmC family protein, translated as MATNRTAHTVWEGELLKGSGTVTFDSSGIGDYPVSWPSRAEQANGKTSPEELIAGAHSSCFSMALSHGLTGAGTPPTRLETKAEVTFQPGEGITGIHLTVRGEVPGLDEEGFVAAAEDAKKNCPVSQALTGTTITLSAELA; from the coding sequence ATGGCCACGAACCGCACCGCGCACACGGTCTGGGAAGGCGAACTGCTCAAGGGCAGTGGCACCGTCACTTTCGACTCGTCCGGCATCGGCGACTACCCGGTCTCCTGGCCGTCCCGCGCCGAGCAGGCCAATGGCAAGACGAGCCCCGAGGAGCTGATCGCGGGCGCTCACTCCAGCTGCTTCTCCATGGCCCTCTCGCACGGGCTGACCGGCGCCGGCACCCCGCCGACCCGCCTGGAGACCAAGGCCGAGGTCACCTTCCAGCCGGGTGAGGGCATCACCGGCATCCACCTCACCGTGCGCGGCGAGGTGCCGGGCCTGGACGAGGAGGGCTTCGTCGCGGCCGCCGAGGACGCCAAGAAGAACTGCCCGGTCAGCCAGGCGCTCACCGGTACGACGATCACGCTCTCGGCCGAGCTGGCCTGA
- a CDS encoding class F sortase: MPRTRLSALVLALLMPAVALLTACSLGGTADDKASGTPASAEEPAGVSIPAIGVRSPLIRLGMDKDGTVRVPPREKGMTAGWYTGGARPGESGAAVIVGHNDARDGKAVFHDLDKVGKGTVIDIERGDGKVLHFAVTGTEKVGKKAFPVKKVYGKTSERALRLVTCADDRAPDGHPVQNLIVYASLRS; the protein is encoded by the coding sequence ATGCCCCGCACCCGCCTGTCCGCCCTCGTCCTCGCCCTGCTGATGCCGGCGGTCGCGCTGCTGACCGCCTGCTCCCTGGGCGGAACCGCCGACGACAAGGCCAGCGGCACCCCCGCCTCGGCCGAGGAACCGGCCGGTGTCTCCATCCCCGCCATCGGCGTGCGGAGCCCGCTGATCCGCCTGGGGATGGACAAGGACGGGACCGTGCGGGTCCCGCCGCGGGAGAAGGGCATGACCGCGGGCTGGTACACGGGCGGCGCCCGGCCCGGCGAGTCCGGGGCGGCCGTCATCGTCGGCCACAACGACGCCCGCGACGGAAAAGCCGTCTTCCACGACCTGGACAAGGTCGGCAAGGGCACGGTCATCGACATCGAGCGCGGCGACGGCAAGGTGCTCCACTTCGCGGTGACCGGCACCGAGAAGGTCGGCAAAAAGGCGTTCCCGGTGAAGAAGGTCTACGGCAAGACCTCCGAGCGGGCCTTGCGCCTGGTCACCTGCGCGGACGACCGCGCCCCCGACGGACACCCCGTGCAGAACCTGATCGTCTACGCGTCCCTGCGGTCGTGA
- the trxA gene encoding thioredoxin, with translation MSGSTVELTKDNFDEIVSDSGFVLIDFWAEWCGPCRKFAPVYEGAAGRHDDLVFAKVDTEAQPELAAAFEIQSIPTLMIVRDNIAVFAQPGALPEAALEDVIKQARALDMDEVRASVAQAQADAEAGQGGERRDGE, from the coding sequence ATGAGCGGCAGCACGGTGGAGCTCACCAAGGACAACTTCGACGAGATCGTCTCCGACAGCGGATTCGTGCTCATCGACTTCTGGGCGGAGTGGTGCGGGCCGTGCCGGAAGTTCGCGCCCGTCTACGAAGGAGCGGCCGGGCGCCATGACGATCTGGTTTTCGCCAAGGTCGACACCGAGGCGCAGCCGGAGCTGGCCGCCGCCTTCGAGATCCAGTCGATCCCGACGCTGATGATCGTGCGCGACAACATCGCGGTGTTCGCCCAGCCCGGCGCGCTGCCGGAGGCCGCGCTGGAGGACGTCATCAAGCAGGCCCGCGCGCTCGACATGGACGAGGTACGGGCCTCGGTCGCGCAGGCCCAGGCGGACGCGGAGGCCGGTCAGGGCGGCGAGCGGCGCGACGGTGAGTGA
- a CDS encoding MarR family winged helix-turn-helix transcriptional regulator, producing the protein MVHRTDALTLEVVELIATVVARYHEEYEEAAAKHSLTGAQARVLALLAGEPQPMRRIAQQLKCEPSNVTGIIDRLEARDLVERRPDPADRRVKLAAATETGREVSGRLRESLNFAREPLAGLSTQERAVLRDLLKRMLGEDPDDPYTRL; encoded by the coding sequence ATGGTCCACCGAACGGATGCCCTGACCCTCGAAGTCGTCGAACTCATCGCGACCGTCGTGGCGCGCTACCACGAGGAGTACGAGGAGGCGGCGGCCAAGCACTCCCTGACCGGCGCCCAGGCGCGGGTGCTGGCGCTGCTGGCCGGCGAGCCGCAGCCCATGCGCCGCATCGCGCAGCAGCTGAAGTGCGAGCCGTCCAACGTGACCGGCATCATCGACCGTCTGGAGGCCCGTGACCTGGTCGAACGCCGGCCGGACCCCGCTGACCGCCGGGTGAAGCTCGCCGCGGCCACCGAAACGGGCCGGGAGGTCTCCGGCCGGCTGCGCGAGTCGCTGAACTTCGCACGCGAACCGCTGGCGGGGCTGTCGACCCAGGAGCGCGCGGTGCTGCGCGACCTGCTCAAGCGGATGCTCGGCGAGGACCCCGACGACCCGTACACCCGCCTCTGA